The Sphingobacterium bambusae genome includes a window with the following:
- a CDS encoding glycoside hydrolase family 15 protein: MQKERKHVYNTGIIGNCAYIAHVDKSTNISWLCWPSFQDSFVFGGLLDKGLGGEFSILPSSEIVNSTQYYIENTNILATTIESEDGSYRVTDFAPRFEQYERYYKPLMLIRKIEPIAGHPKIRVTCDPVFNYGQQSFEKFRGSNHIQFERADVKMRLATNMPISHFFEDDIPYVLSKPIYLVLTYGSPFEAPIERTSEDFLKRTKQYWRKWVKNASIPTFYQREVIRSALALKLHQYEDTGAIIAASTTSLPEFPGSGRNWDYRYCWLRDSYYVLQALSHIGHFEEMERYASYIANITQTDTGRLQPLYGIMGQHKLEEYTLDYLEGYLGNKPIRVGNQASEHIQNDVYGQALIALLPLFTDHRFRHQNLAFTKDWTEFILDKIEATIDEKDAGIWEFRNFENRHCYSNLFQWAGATAALKIARQYDLADMEKKAQYLRDRAAAHIESCFDADKGVYMNAVDSDNVDASTLQLIMMNYLDPASDRAKIHLERLEKELKGEHGLFYRYLHRDDFGKPKATFLVCAFWYVEALACVGRLDEAQEVFKQLLSFGNHLMLFSEDVQEDDGSQWGNFPQAYSHVGLVNAAYRISMKLDRPAFFEGDYQQEKS, translated from the coding sequence ATGCAGAAGGAAAGAAAACATGTATACAATACCGGCATAATTGGCAACTGTGCATACATTGCCCATGTCGATAAATCCACTAATATCAGCTGGCTCTGCTGGCCCTCCTTTCAAGACAGTTTCGTCTTTGGCGGCCTGCTTGACAAAGGTTTGGGCGGCGAGTTCTCCATTCTTCCTAGTAGCGAGATCGTCAACAGTACCCAGTACTACATCGAGAACACCAACATCCTCGCGACAACGATCGAATCGGAAGATGGCAGCTACCGGGTGACCGATTTCGCACCCCGCTTTGAACAATATGAGCGCTACTATAAACCGTTGATGTTGATTCGGAAGATTGAGCCCATCGCTGGGCATCCCAAGATACGCGTCACTTGCGATCCTGTTTTTAACTACGGGCAGCAATCTTTTGAGAAGTTTAGAGGAAGCAACCATATACAATTCGAGCGCGCCGACGTGAAAATGCGATTGGCCACCAATATGCCCATCAGTCATTTTTTTGAGGACGATATCCCCTACGTGCTGAGTAAGCCTATCTACCTTGTGCTGACCTACGGAAGCCCCTTTGAGGCGCCGATAGAGCGAACGTCCGAAGATTTCCTAAAACGCACCAAACAATATTGGCGCAAATGGGTGAAAAATGCATCTATACCCACTTTTTATCAACGTGAGGTCATCCGTTCGGCCCTAGCGTTGAAGCTTCACCAATATGAAGATACCGGAGCCATCATCGCCGCCAGCACCACCAGCCTACCCGAGTTTCCCGGTTCGGGACGAAATTGGGATTACCGCTACTGTTGGCTTCGCGATAGCTACTATGTGCTACAGGCGTTAAGCCATATCGGTCATTTTGAAGAAATGGAGCGCTATGCCTCCTACATTGCCAATATTACGCAAACTGATACCGGGCGTCTGCAACCTTTGTATGGCATCATGGGGCAACATAAACTGGAAGAGTATACCCTAGATTACCTAGAAGGATACCTTGGCAACAAACCCATCCGGGTAGGAAACCAAGCTTCGGAACACATACAGAACGACGTGTATGGGCAAGCCCTTATCGCTCTGCTACCCTTGTTTACCGATCATCGATTTCGGCATCAGAACCTTGCCTTTACGAAAGATTGGACCGAGTTTATCTTGGACAAGATCGAGGCAACCATTGACGAAAAAGATGCCGGCATATGGGAGTTTCGAAACTTCGAGAATAGACATTGTTATTCCAACCTTTTCCAATGGGCCGGAGCGACAGCAGCCCTAAAGATAGCTAGGCAATACGATTTGGCGGATATGGAAAAAAAAGCGCAGTATTTACGCGATCGGGCTGCGGCACATATCGAAAGTTGCTTTGACGCCGACAAAGGTGTATATATGAATGCCGTAGACAGTGATAATGTCGATGCATCCACTTTGCAACTCATCATGATGAATTACCTTGATCCAGCCAGTGATCGCGCTAAAATACACCTAGAGCGTCTGGAAAAAGAGCTTAAAGGCGAACATGGCCTTTTTTACCGCTACCTGCATCGTGATGACTTTGGAAAGCCCAAAGCTACCTTTTTGGTATGCGCATTTTGGTATGTCGAGGCCTTGGCCTGTGTAGGCCGATTGGATGAAGCACAAGAGGTGTTTAAGCAGCTGTTATCATTTGGCAATCATTTGATGCTGTTTAGCGAAGATGTGCAGGAAGACGATGGAAGTCAATGGGGAAATTTCCCGCAGGCCTACAGTCATGTAGGATTGGTTAATGCTGCCTATCGCATATCCATGAAACTGGATCGACCAGCATTCTTCGAAGGCGATTACCAACAGGAGAAATCCTAG
- a CDS encoding DNA topoisomerase IB, which translates to MAVAEENKECMTIEEVGIRYVSCNDSGYCRLAEGKVFRYTDKNGNPVTNKRVLQRIQALVLPPAWTDVWICGHANGHLQATGIDVRGRKQYRYHAKWVTLRSEKKFHDLYAFGKQLPALRRQVQKDLRKRTLSLAKVCAIAVSVMEKTSFRAGNSYYEQENGSYGLTTLKNKHVQKLSSNRLFFKFVGKKGVIQETYFKEKALINMLLKVKELPGQRIFQYYDENNQVCALESGDINNYLKVSMGVAASCKNFRTWNGCILALKHLAQTAIPESATARKKTILATIDYVAAMLGNTRSVTRSHYIHPRILSDYEEGKLDRWIKNTASKQDKLTEKHLEKKLLTILKR; encoded by the coding sequence ATGGCAGTAGCAGAAGAAAATAAAGAATGCATGACAATAGAAGAAGTTGGTATCCGATACGTATCGTGTAACGATAGCGGCTACTGTAGATTGGCCGAGGGAAAGGTATTTCGCTACACTGACAAAAACGGGAATCCTGTGACAAATAAGCGTGTACTACAGCGTATTCAGGCCTTGGTATTGCCCCCTGCTTGGACGGATGTGTGGATCTGTGGGCATGCCAATGGACACCTGCAAGCTACCGGCATTGATGTACGCGGAAGAAAACAGTATAGATACCATGCGAAATGGGTCACGCTTCGTAGCGAGAAAAAATTCCATGATCTCTATGCTTTCGGAAAGCAACTTCCCGCTTTACGGAGGCAGGTACAAAAAGACCTCCGGAAACGAACACTATCCTTAGCCAAAGTTTGCGCTATTGCGGTTTCCGTTATGGAGAAAACATCCTTTAGAGCCGGAAACAGCTATTACGAGCAGGAAAACGGATCGTATGGCTTGACGACCCTCAAAAATAAACATGTTCAGAAACTGTCCTCCAATAGATTATTTTTCAAATTTGTCGGTAAAAAGGGCGTTATTCAAGAGACTTATTTTAAAGAAAAAGCACTCATCAATATGCTGCTGAAAGTAAAAGAACTTCCTGGACAGCGTATTTTCCAATATTATGATGAAAATAACCAAGTATGTGCGCTCGAGTCAGGCGATATCAATAACTACCTGAAAGTATCCATGGGCGTAGCCGCAAGTTGTAAGAACTTCCGTACTTGGAATGGCTGTATACTAGCTTTAAAGCATCTTGCGCAGACAGCGATACCCGAATCCGCTACGGCACGTAAGAAAACTATACTAGCAACCATTGATTATGTAGCTGCTATGTTAGGAAACACCCGCTCGGTTACGCGCTCGCACTATATACATCCGCGTATTCTTAGCGATTATGAAGAGGGAAAACTCGATCGCTGGATCAAAAACACCGCCAGTAAACAAGATAAGTTGACGGAAAAACACCTAGAAAAAAAGCTACTTACCATTCTTAAGCGATAA
- a CDS encoding DUF4142 domain-containing protein, whose protein sequence is MKKYMILGVSILGMLIGGKTEAVAQQDTVTTETMDQEFVNRAISMNRFEIALASQAMERSSSEEVKQFAQKLVTEHSRTMEELEQAAVAKKLVLPDAIEENQASILKAVGELSGDNFNSAFKDVIVKSHEDAIALFELGGGENGINDPELRTWAGEKVPGLKSHLEMAKALEASASDAVAEALSIL, encoded by the coding sequence ATGAAAAAATACATGATTTTAGGAGTTAGCATACTAGGTATGCTGATCGGAGGCAAAACAGAAGCTGTAGCACAGCAAGATACCGTAACCACGGAAACGATGGATCAGGAATTCGTTAATCGCGCTATCAGTATGAACCGATTTGAGATCGCCTTGGCTAGCCAGGCCATGGAGCGGTCAAGCAGCGAGGAGGTGAAGCAGTTTGCGCAAAAGTTGGTTACCGAACACTCTAGAACGATGGAAGAACTCGAGCAGGCTGCTGTAGCTAAAAAGTTGGTGCTACCGGATGCTATAGAAGAGAATCAGGCAAGCATTCTGAAAGCAGTGGGCGAGCTATCTGGCGACAATTTCAACAGTGCTTTTAAAGATGTAATAGTCAAGAGCCATGAGGATGCTATTGCTTTGTTTGAGCTAGGCGGCGGAGAAAATGGAATCAACGATCCAGAGCTTCGTACTTGGGCAGGCGAGAAGGTCCCCGGATTAAAGAGCCACCTAGAAATGGCAAAAGCGCTTGAAGCCTCGGCATCAGACGCTGTTGCAGAAGCTTTAAGCATCCTGTAA
- a CDS encoding CinA family protein → MSNLKQNLVSQQIDEQALRNCADLFCVHGIRLMCAESMTAGFLSSLWAMESQSSRYFLGSLICYSDTVKTKLLQVPSIKIWKFCAESAVVTLRLLDGLRKYASFANLYVSVTGLAYKSSNGRQKRPIGTVYYAFAYRDELKIFKRQFAGSSAQIFIATCNALLSDLHNWLLAVLRLEKEG, encoded by the coding sequence ATGAGCAATTTAAAGCAAAATTTGGTTTCACAACAAATAGACGAGCAGGCGTTGCGTAACTGTGCTGATCTCTTTTGTGTACATGGAATACGTTTGATGTGTGCAGAAAGTATGACGGCTGGTTTTTTGAGTAGCCTGTGGGCGATGGAGAGCCAAAGTAGCCGTTATTTTTTAGGATCCCTGATTTGTTACAGTGATACTGTTAAAACAAAACTATTGCAGGTTCCTTCAATTAAGATTTGGAAATTTTGTGCAGAATCGGCAGTGGTGACACTTCGTTTGCTCGATGGGTTACGCAAGTACGCATCCTTTGCTAATTTGTATGTCAGCGTAACAGGATTAGCATATAAGTCGAGCAACGGTCGGCAGAAGCGGCCGATAGGCACAGTGTATTATGCATTCGCTTACCGAGATGAACTTAAGATCTTTAAGAGGCAGTTTGCTGGCTCATCAGCCCAAATTTTTATCGCTACTTGTAATGCTTTGCTCAGCGATTTACATAACTGGCTATTGGCGGTGCTAAGGTTGGAAAAGGAGGGGTGA
- a CDS encoding RNA polymerase sigma factor codes for MESKQLNLTLQKNQGILKNIAFKFTKDPEEIEELVQETMVRSIKYLDKFFNNPKLVAWLYVIMKNVYINHYRRNQKQVQYENYQSVGFKDEGCSEPFTQNTVEGKFVMNDIQIALKKLPTDYYDLFMRYMDGYKYRELAEEFDMPEGTIKTRIHHTRKFLQKQLSVYKRQMSA; via the coding sequence ATGGAAAGCAAACAACTAAATTTGACACTACAGAAAAACCAAGGGATCCTTAAAAATATAGCGTTTAAATTTACCAAAGATCCAGAAGAGATTGAAGAGCTAGTACAGGAAACAATGGTTCGATCAATTAAATACCTCGATAAATTCTTCAACAACCCCAAGCTTGTTGCCTGGCTATACGTCATCATGAAAAATGTATACATCAACCATTACAGACGAAACCAAAAGCAAGTGCAGTACGAAAATTACCAAAGTGTAGGCTTCAAAGACGAAGGCTGTTCAGAGCCGTTCACACAAAATACCGTCGAAGGAAAATTTGTGATGAATGATATTCAGATTGCATTGAAAAAATTACCTACCGACTATTACGACTTGTTTATGCGGTATATGGATGGCTACAAGTACCGCGAACTGGCGGAAGAATTCGATATGCCAGAAGGCACAATAAAGACACGGATACACCACACGCGGAAGTTTTTACAGAAACAGTTGTCGGTCTACAAACGGCAGATGTCTGCCTAG
- a CDS encoding DJ-1/PfpI family protein yields the protein MFTIAILISDGFDEWAVKGSKPFFKTHNCTAVLVSPKEDEFVRSWNYKDWGASYAIDQHLPVQALASFDALLMPGGALSVDNLRTNQHVLHFVQHFISTGKPIGTLCHGIWPLLELGYISGKTLTSVSTIKTDVLNAGGIWIDKPAVQDGMLVSSRTSEDLDDFLSQFNEVLEATLQE from the coding sequence ATGTTTACAATTGCCATTCTTATTTCGGATGGTTTCGACGAGTGGGCCGTCAAAGGGTCGAAGCCATTTTTCAAAACCCATAACTGTACGGCGGTGTTGGTCTCACCAAAAGAAGACGAATTTGTGCGCTCTTGGAATTATAAAGATTGGGGCGCTTCTTATGCTATAGATCAACATTTACCTGTGCAAGCGTTGGCGAGCTTCGATGCTTTATTGATGCCCGGCGGCGCGCTAAGTGTAGACAATCTACGAACGAATCAACATGTACTGCATTTTGTACAACACTTTATATCTACAGGTAAGCCTATCGGCACTTTATGTCACGGTATTTGGCCCCTTCTGGAACTCGGCTACATCAGCGGTAAAACGTTGACCTCTGTCAGTACCATAAAAACCGATGTGCTCAACGCAGGCGGCATTTGGATCGATAAGCCTGCAGTACAGGATGGCATGCTCGTTAGCAGCAGAACAAGCGAGGATCTGGACGATTTCTTGTCGCAATTCAACGAGGTTTTGGAAGCCACGCTTCAAGAATAA
- a CDS encoding pyridoxamine 5'-phosphate oxidase family protein yields the protein MENREENLSGAAALAKVREIVDEAKTCFFCTDIRTGVPLSVRPMKVLELDDQGYLWFISRAGSRKDEEIDHNPFVHVMMQAGEHTGFLNLYGIAEEQDDQEKVDELWHPELDVWFDGPQDAAVALIRVEVLEGHYWDSKHDAPIAAFKGLKALITGKPPQDEAVHGNISI from the coding sequence ATGGAAAATAGAGAAGAAAATTTGTCTGGCGCAGCTGCGCTAGCGAAAGTTAGGGAAATCGTGGACGAAGCAAAGACCTGTTTCTTTTGTACTGATATTCGAACGGGCGTTCCTTTATCGGTAAGACCGATGAAGGTGTTGGAGCTGGACGACCAAGGTTATCTTTGGTTTATAAGCCGAGCAGGTAGCCGCAAAGACGAAGAGATAGATCATAACCCATTTGTGCATGTGATGATGCAGGCAGGGGAGCATACAGGCTTTCTAAATCTTTATGGTATTGCCGAAGAACAGGACGACCAAGAAAAAGTTGACGAGCTTTGGCATCCTGAATTGGATGTATGGTTTGATGGCCCTCAAGATGCCGCCGTTGCGTTGATTCGCGTAGAGGTGCTCGAAGGCCATTACTGGGATAGTAAACACGATGCTCCCATCGCTGCATTCAAGGGACTAAAGGCATTGATCACCGGAAAGCCGCCTCAAGATGAAGCGGTGCACGGCAATATTTCGATTTAA
- a CDS encoding sensor histidine kinase, with protein sequence MISFKSWDSQSQDLLLNFNKQLFSETVMYLSEIIDFMNSNIKQILGIIANSPQGIAIYDNADLNIRFANPAMLTVWDKSTDIVGQGFAEVFPNFTEQGFTDLLLNVWHSGVTYRATAYPAEISVGGITETKYFDFEYQAILDKDGNTVAILHTSTDVTARKKALQLLEEKDSLMSFNKELELLTSNLSHDLKNPLGVIKMGAQFMRSKTNMPSTEIHKWCDAILASIGSMESILNHTLRVNEVRRYENSPDYVAMGEIIAQICMEAKNSLDAPKAKFDIGELQPVYGDESLVQQLFYSIIGNAVRYTTNEESPSISIDSAIKDGHTIYQIQDNGIGIPSEELDNLFELFYRGSNARDFEGTGVGLSLVSKILKRLQGSIQIDSELGKGTHVTLTFPMPKR encoded by the coding sequence ATGATTAGTTTTAAATCCTGGGACTCCCAATCTCAGGATTTATTATTAAATTTCAATAAACAATTGTTTTCCGAAACTGTTATGTATCTTAGCGAGATCATCGACTTTATGAATTCCAATATCAAACAAATTCTGGGTATAATCGCAAATTCCCCACAAGGAATAGCTATCTACGATAATGCAGATCTGAACATCCGATTTGCGAATCCTGCGATGCTTACCGTTTGGGATAAGTCAACGGATATCGTCGGTCAGGGCTTTGCCGAGGTGTTTCCTAACTTTACGGAGCAAGGGTTTACCGACCTACTGCTCAACGTATGGCATTCCGGCGTTACCTATCGCGCGACAGCCTATCCCGCAGAGATTTCAGTTGGAGGAATAACTGAAACAAAGTATTTCGACTTCGAGTACCAAGCGATATTGGATAAGGATGGCAACACCGTAGCCATTCTCCATACATCTACCGACGTTACCGCACGAAAAAAAGCGCTTCAGCTACTTGAAGAAAAAGATTCATTGATGTCATTCAACAAAGAGCTGGAGCTTTTGACCAGCAATCTTTCCCATGACCTCAAGAATCCCCTAGGCGTGATCAAGATGGGTGCACAATTTATGCGATCGAAAACAAACATGCCCTCCACGGAAATCCACAAATGGTGCGATGCTATATTAGCATCTATCGGAAGCATGGAATCTATATTGAACCATACGCTACGTGTAAACGAAGTACGTAGGTACGAAAATTCACCCGATTACGTCGCTATGGGCGAAATTATCGCGCAAATTTGTATGGAAGCCAAAAACAGTCTAGACGCTCCAAAGGCAAAATTCGACATCGGCGAGCTACAACCCGTTTACGGGGATGAAAGCCTTGTACAGCAACTGTTCTATAGTATCATCGGGAATGCGGTACGTTATACAACCAATGAAGAGTCCCCTTCCATAAGCATTGACAGTGCGATCAAAGACGGGCATACTATTTACCAGATCCAAGATAACGGCATTGGTATTCCAAGCGAAGAACTAGACAACCTATTTGAGCTGTTCTATCGTGGGTCAAACGCACGCGATTTTGAAGGTACTGGTGTAGGGCTTAGTTTGGTTAGTAAGATATTGAAGCGCTTGCAGGGCAGTATACAGATCGATAGTGAGCTTGGAAAAGGGACACATGTTACCCTCACCTTTCCCATGCCAAAGCGCTAA
- a CDS encoding TetR/AcrR family transcriptional regulator: MERKQSARAIKTKQKLLDAVGHILETEGFTELKVTKIEGASGVDKKLIYFHFGDFDNLIKEYLRSKDFWLNHKAAPENFDKEDVKGILNDQFNQIYESDLLKQMIIWELAGNNDVLKGIVHEREELGNQLIGAVTSINNFKQDAPPLFALLVAGIYYLNTHARAVGTTFCGLNIKEETDRKRVVECINKLVDELD, from the coding sequence ATGGAAAGAAAACAGTCGGCGAGAGCCATTAAAACCAAGCAGAAATTATTGGATGCTGTGGGGCATATTCTGGAAACAGAGGGGTTTACAGAATTGAAGGTAACGAAAATTGAAGGTGCTTCAGGTGTAGATAAGAAACTTATTTACTTCCATTTCGGCGATTTCGACAATTTAATAAAGGAATATCTGCGGTCAAAAGATTTTTGGTTAAACCATAAGGCTGCGCCCGAAAATTTCGACAAGGAAGATGTGAAGGGAATTTTGAATGATCAGTTCAATCAGATCTACGAAAGTGACCTGCTGAAACAGATGATTATTTGGGAGCTAGCAGGAAACAATGATGTGTTGAAGGGAATTGTGCATGAGCGCGAAGAGCTGGGAAATCAACTCATTGGTGCGGTGACCTCCATCAACAATTTTAAACAGGATGCACCGCCGTTGTTCGCGCTGTTGGTAGCTGGAATATACTACCTCAATACGCACGCTAGAGCCGTGGGAACTACCTTTTGCGGATTGAACATCAAGGAGGAGACGGATCGGAAACGGGTTGTCGAATGCATCAATAAGCTTGTTGATGAACTGGATTAA
- a CDS encoding CPBP family intramembrane glutamic endopeptidase yields MKQKINYLAIVSFYSIALLCRYLTNKTDLLDVLSSDIVKVLLKGIGPALGACFVFVVFKIKPALSWRGNYKHVGYPLFVYLVFPVLLIAGTSYLVKGAFPFEAVAAIIVYGLLEEIGWRGFLRQELEPLPKALNILIVASLWFVWHLNFELSMGNLSFLGILLLGSWGIGKVADSTGSLLAVAAFHSLNNFFTKMGKVEVILLLVLLSVWILLLVCRKRRAQLSLKTGSSTAV; encoded by the coding sequence ATGAAACAGAAAATCAATTACCTCGCTATTGTCTCCTTCTACAGTATTGCCCTACTGTGCCGTTACCTGACCAACAAAACCGATCTGCTGGATGTACTATCTAGCGATATTGTAAAGGTACTTTTAAAGGGTATAGGTCCTGCATTAGGGGCATGTTTCGTGTTTGTGGTTTTTAAGATTAAGCCGGCACTGTCCTGGCGGGGTAATTATAAGCATGTAGGCTATCCCTTATTCGTTTACTTGGTTTTCCCGGTATTGCTCATTGCGGGCACATCTTACCTAGTAAAGGGCGCCTTTCCTTTCGAAGCGGTCGCCGCTATTATCGTGTATGGTCTTTTAGAAGAAATTGGTTGGCGCGGATTCCTTCGTCAAGAGCTTGAGCCTCTTCCGAAGGCTTTAAATATTTTGATTGTAGCCTCCCTATGGTTTGTGTGGCATTTGAACTTCGAGCTGAGTATGGGGAATCTATCGTTTCTAGGCATCTTGCTGCTGGGAAGCTGGGGGATAGGCAAGGTGGCAGACAGCACAGGATCCCTATTGGCCGTGGCAGCATTCCACTCTTTGAACAATTTTTTTACAAAAATGGGTAAGGTCGAAGTCATTCTATTGTTGGTATTACTTAGCGTATGGATCTTGTTGCTGGTATGTCGTAAAAGAAGAGCGCAGTTATCCCTAAAAACGGGTTCGAGCACAGCGGTGTAG
- a CDS encoding Crp/Fnr family transcriptional regulator, whose protein sequence is MTTEERKDSVVHATAIQIKKIFDPFFEADLSLWTTFAEYIKPRSYKKNAVIKDYDETENYINILISGAVAHFVSDGDRDVCINLYFENQLFSDYLSFLTRSATVIKTCVLEDCVIWSVNHADLHRLYARSTKGLYIGKAIAEAMFIRKQHEQINLLTLSPLDRYLKLLKERPEVLQRVPLKVVCSYLGVTAESLSRIRKKIG, encoded by the coding sequence TTGACGACTGAAGAGAGGAAGGATAGTGTTGTGCACGCAACGGCCATCCAAATTAAGAAGATTTTCGATCCATTTTTCGAGGCGGATTTAAGCCTTTGGACTACATTTGCTGAATATATTAAGCCGCGTAGCTACAAGAAAAATGCGGTTATCAAAGACTACGATGAAACAGAAAACTATATCAATATTTTGATTTCAGGTGCGGTAGCCCATTTTGTGTCAGATGGCGACAGGGATGTTTGTATAAATCTTTATTTTGAGAACCAGCTTTTTAGCGATTACCTTTCCTTTCTCACGCGCTCGGCCACGGTTATTAAGACCTGTGTACTCGAAGACTGCGTGATTTGGTCGGTTAATCATGCCGATTTACATAGGCTGTACGCCCGATCTACCAAAGGACTCTATATAGGCAAAGCGATAGCAGAAGCGATGTTCATTCGCAAGCAGCACGAACAGATAAATTTACTTACCCTATCGCCGTTAGACCGGTATTTAAAACTGCTGAAGGAACGACCAGAGGTGCTACAGCGCGTGCCCCTAAAGGTCGTTTGTTCCTATCTAGGCGTTACTGCGGAAAGCTTGAGTAGAATTAGAAAAAAAATAGGGTAG
- a CDS encoding PAS domain-containing sensor histidine kinase — translation MLPASVVVIRGDDLIIEMINDSNLIYWGKSREQVLGRRFLDVLPDLANQPFAGQLRRVMQTGEIIDVKESPVLFTMADGSLRETFVDYTYQPLQDLLGNTNRVLVMSFEITDRVKSRQLLEQYTEALGNLNESLSEVNDSLVKSEKRFKYFIEEAPVAIGVLQGQQLILETANSKILEVWGKNTDIIGLPLALALPELNGQPFLEILDHVFATGISRYVNEINAFLQHDGEVKELFFNVAYKAVSGLDGAVSDILIVAADVTEQVNARKAMEETMRHFRDLADLVPAKISNIQPNGEVTFYNQQWLDFAGMDFEALQSFGYDQMIHPDEVDGFHNGLQKAATERRAHIAEMRFKNRHGEYIWHLNVVSPSYDEYGNLKMWVGSTTDIQALKEEDQRKMDFVSMLSHELKTPITSIKAHVQMALRLLGRETNTPSIQKLNSSFDRIDKLLVQLTSMIGDMLDLSRLDAGRMDLSTESFAIDALIQEIVDDFRISNPQHVFDVTVHATVVINADRGRIGQVLINLIANLIKYSPNSKKVDIDLSTANNRVQIAVRDYGIGIEQKEQQRIFERFYRVDGKNEKFFGGFGIGLFLAHGIITQHGGTISVESEVGGGTTFRVHLLLNSLSAGTAITS, via the coding sequence ATGTTGCCCGCATCTGTAGTCGTTATCCGAGGAGATGACCTTATTATAGAAATGATCAACGATAGCAATCTGATCTATTGGGGAAAATCCAGAGAGCAAGTGTTGGGTCGCCGGTTTTTGGACGTACTACCGGATTTGGCAAATCAGCCTTTTGCCGGACAACTACGTAGGGTAATGCAAACGGGAGAAATAATTGATGTGAAGGAGAGCCCTGTGCTGTTTACGATGGCCGATGGTAGCCTGCGGGAAACCTTTGTGGACTATACCTATCAGCCTTTGCAGGATTTACTGGGAAACACGAATAGAGTATTGGTGATGTCGTTCGAGATCACCGATCGCGTAAAGTCGAGACAGCTATTGGAACAATATACAGAAGCGCTCGGCAACTTGAACGAATCTTTATCAGAGGTCAATGATAGCTTGGTAAAAAGCGAGAAGCGATTCAAATATTTTATTGAAGAAGCGCCAGTGGCAATTGGGGTTTTACAAGGACAACAATTGATACTGGAAACGGCCAATTCCAAAATACTGGAGGTGTGGGGGAAAAATACAGATATCATTGGTCTGCCGCTTGCCCTTGCACTTCCCGAACTGAATGGTCAGCCGTTTTTGGAGATATTGGATCATGTATTTGCAACCGGTATTTCACGCTATGTAAATGAGATCAATGCCTTTTTACAACATGATGGAGAAGTAAAGGAACTATTTTTCAATGTGGCTTATAAAGCAGTTTCTGGACTTGATGGTGCAGTTTCCGATATATTGATCGTCGCTGCAGATGTTACGGAGCAAGTAAATGCCAGAAAAGCCATGGAGGAAACCATGCGACATTTCAGAGATCTTGCCGATCTTGTGCCTGCAAAAATTTCTAATATTCAGCCCAATGGCGAAGTGACCTTCTATAATCAACAGTGGCTTGATTTTGCCGGAATGGATTTTGAGGCATTACAAAGCTTTGGCTACGATCAAATGATACATCCCGATGAGGTCGATGGATTCCATAACGGACTGCAGAAGGCTGCGACAGAGCGCAGGGCACATATTGCTGAAATGCGCTTCAAAAATAGGCATGGGGAGTATATTTGGCACTTGAATGTTGTTTCCCCGAGCTATGATGAATACGGAAACCTGAAAATGTGGGTAGGATCTACGACTGATATTCAAGCGCTAAAAGAGGAGGATCAACGCAAGATGGATTTTGTGAGCATGTTAAGTCATGAACTTAAAACGCCCATTACGTCAATCAAGGCGCATGTGCAAATGGCACTGAGACTGCTCGGCAGGGAAACAAACACGCCCTCGATACAAAAATTAAATTCGTCATTTGACCGAATAGACAAGCTATTGGTGCAACTGACATCCATGATTGGTGATATGCTTGATTTAAGTCGGCTAGATGCTGGACGAATGGATTTAAGCACAGAATCATTTGCAATTGATGCACTTATCCAAGAAATAGTGGATGATTTTCGGATTAGCAATCCGCAACACGTCTTCGATGTTACCGTGCATGCCACAGTTGTGATAAACGCAGATAGGGGTAGAATAGGTCAGGTGTTAATCAATTTGATTGCTAATTTAATAAAATATTCTCCTAACAGTAAAAAGGTAGATATAGATTTATCAACGGCTAATAACCGGGTTCAAATTGCGGTTAGGGACTATGGAATCGGCATAGAACAAAAAGAACAACAACGAATATTTGAGCGTTTCTACAGAGTGGATGGTAAAAATGAGAAATTTTTCGGAGGATTTGGAATAGGTTTGTTTTTAGCTCATGGTATAATAACTCAACATGGTGGTACGATTTCAGTTGAAAGTGAAGTAGGAGGAGGTACGACGTTCAGGGTACACCTTCTTTTAAACAGCCTGTCAGCTGGAACTGCAATTACCTCGTAG